The Chryseobacterium indicum genome contains a region encoding:
- a CDS encoding mannose-1-phosphate guanylyltransferase — translation MSKSNRYCVIMAGGIGSRFWPMSTQKFPKQFQDILGVGRTMIQQTYDRISRIIPNENIFVITNKEYVELSHQQLPEIPQENIVGEPLLKNTAPCNLYMANKIAEADPEATMIVLPADHLILKEETFLKKAELAFEIAAKNEYLVTLGITPTRPDTGYGYIQFVDKHDSDYYKVKTFTEKPILEIAKSFLESGDFLWNAGIFIWSVKSIHHAFEMYLPEMTQHFMACEYNADSEKSCIELIYPKVQKISIDNGILEKAQNVYVIPADLGWSDLGTWTSVYENADKDEDLNAVTSKLPILTYNAKGNVIRMKNNNKAVVIDGLENYIIVDTDKALLICPRDHDQLIKDYVLDLKNLKKGDKFM, via the coding sequence ATGTCAAAATCAAACAGATATTGCGTCATTATGGCAGGTGGAATCGGAAGCAGATTCTGGCCTATGAGCACGCAGAAATTTCCGAAGCAGTTTCAGGATATTTTAGGAGTGGGACGCACCATGATTCAGCAGACCTATGACAGGATCAGCAGAATTATTCCTAATGAAAATATATTTGTTATAACGAATAAAGAGTACGTAGAGCTTTCGCATCAGCAATTGCCGGAAATTCCGCAGGAAAATATTGTGGGAGAACCTCTGCTTAAAAATACGGCTCCGTGTAATCTTTACATGGCGAATAAAATTGCCGAAGCAGATCCGGAGGCAACTATGATTGTGCTTCCTGCAGATCATTTAATTTTAAAAGAAGAAACTTTTCTGAAAAAAGCAGAACTGGCTTTTGAAATTGCTGCAAAAAACGAATATCTCGTTACTTTAGGAATTACCCCTACAAGACCTGATACGGGATATGGATACATTCAGTTTGTGGATAAGCACGATTCCGATTATTATAAAGTTAAAACATTTACGGAAAAACCGATTCTTGAGATTGCCAAAAGTTTTCTGGAAAGCGGCGATTTCCTTTGGAATGCAGGGATTTTTATCTGGAGCGTAAAAAGTATTCATCATGCTTTTGAAATGTATCTTCCGGAAATGACACAGCATTTCATGGCTTGCGAATACAATGCAGACAGTGAAAAAAGCTGTATTGAACTGATTTATCCTAAAGTCCAGAAAATATCCATTGATAACGGAATTTTAGAAAAAGCACAGAACGTTTATGTAATTCCGGCAGATTTAGGCTGGAGCGATCTGGGGACATGGACCTCCGTTTATGAAAATGCGGATAAAGACGAGGATCTGAATGCAGTAACCTCTAAACTGCCGATTCTTACCTACAATGCAAAAGGAAATGTAATCCGTATGAAGAATAACAATAAAGCAGTGGTTATCGACGGACTGGAAAATTACATCATTGTAGATACCGATAAAGCTCTTTTAATCTGTCCGAGAGATCACGATCAGCTGATAAAAGATTATGTTTTAGACCTTAAAAATCTTAAGAAGGGGGACAAATTCATGTAA